From a region of the Impatiens glandulifera chromosome 4, dImpGla2.1, whole genome shotgun sequence genome:
- the LOC124935307 gene encoding uncharacterized protein LOC124935307, producing MTNSTSDIRVLKKDKVVPHYLKVPDGSCHINCKIGYKPTEIEIKSPHRRKLLAKTYSFEKEAKNSTIDTTLARHSERQRPNEIRSPRKKEDSKSSTTLIDKHQFVKKVVPRLAKTTSMSSNNLLSPIDKDEDQTKPRLGNIRRMSEVILRKETKLGSQVSLDSPTSTSRRLSDVIERRKTISGSPNVQNVLSSRPSSSKGGLSKTPRKTNNNSTRETRNNQQHIPEVSLAKLDEFFDEKKIETLSSTCHVTNENNVSSSQLSSILIPHVEDDVARSEILEENLDNVENMKFKRGTIIDVENEDNGPYRLKFNEGSTISQLGEVGKEEIELREVVTIEKMCESQNEDKINLKHVDELEKDKPSSLDDMIEEAANKLLVRSKKNKVKALVGAFETVMSIQDAKSLSRKRSL from the coding sequence ATGACGAACTCAACCAGCGATATTCGTGTCCTCAAAAAAGATAAGGTGGTGCCACATTACCTCAAAGTTCCGGATGGTTCTTGCCACATCAATTGCAAAATCGGGTATAAGCCAACCGAAATAGAAATTAAATCTCCCCATAGAAGAAAATTGTTAGCAAAAACATATTCATTCGAGAAGGAAGCTAAAAATTCGACAATAGACACAACGTTAGCCAGACATAGCGAACGCCAACGCCCAAACGAAATAAGATCGCCACGAAaaaaagaagattccaaaagtTCGACAACATTAATAGATAAACACCAATTTGTAAAGAAAGTTGTTCCTAGATTAGCCAAAACGACATCCATGTCTTCAAATAATCTATTGTCACCCATAGATAAAGATGAAGACCAAACTAAGCCACGGTTAGGGAATATAAGAAGGATGAGCGAAGTGATTTTACGCAAGGAAACTAAACTTGGAAGTCAAGTCTCTCTCGATTCTCCAACTTCGACTAGCCGACGGTTAAGCGATGTAATCGAACGAAGGAAGACTATTTCGGGCTCACCAAATGTACAAAATGTATTGTCGTCTAGGCCATCATCCTCCAAAGGCGGTTTGAGCAAAACCCCTaggaaaacaaataataattcaacCCGTGAAACACGAAACAACCAACAACATATTCCCGAGGTTTCTTTAGCTAAATTAGATGAATTCTTTGATGAAAAGAAAATCGAGACATTATCATCCACATGTCATGTTACAAATGAAAACAATGTTAGCTCCTCTCAATTGTCTTCGATCTTGATCCCCCATGTCGAAGATGATGTCGCGAGAAGTGAAATATTGGAAGAAAACCTTGATAATGTTGAGAATATGAAGTTCAAGAGAGGAACAATAATAGATGTGGAAAATGAGGACAATGGTCCATATAGGCTTAAGTTTAATGAAGGAAGCACAATTTCTCAATTGGGCGAGGTTGGTAAAGAAGAAATCGAATTGAGGGAAGTTGTAACGATCGAAAAGATGTGTGAATCTCAAAATGAGGACAAAATCAATCTAAAACACGTCGATGAGTTGGAGAAAGACAAACCAAGTTCGCTCGATGATATGATTGAAGAGGCCGCGAACAAGTTGCTTGTGCGGTCTAAGAAAAATAAGGTTAAGGCTTTGGTGGGTGCTTTCGAAACGGTTATGTCTATTCAAGATGCCAAATCATTATCACGAAAACGATCCCTATGA
- the LOC124935308 gene encoding beta-D-glucosyl crocetin beta-1,6-glucosyltransferase-like → METKKPCLNVVMVPWLAHGHISPYLELAKRLSNKNLQLYLCSTPINLSSIKKRVTQKYTHSIKLIEFHIPSQPDLPDPSFHSTNGLPLHLNSVLKTALDMASPSFIEIIKTLKPDILIYDFNQEWASIAAATIGIPAVQFITSSASIICYFHQKPLKEDDDFPYPIISLRGTYWNQKCQEMVKRRNQARSGETSVPHCCEIIFVKTFGEIEGKYIEFGSKLLGRRIVPTGPLVQEPEEEEEEEEEKGEDNKEIMEWLNKKEESSTVFVSFGTEKFLSSEEREEIAKGLELSMVNFIWVLRFSLDEKISIEEALPNGFLKRVGDRGLVVEKWAPQARILVHPNIGGFVSHCGWGSTMEAMTFGIPIVAIPMNIDQPMNARLVEEIGVGLEVNRDDNGGFSGEEIAHLIREVIVGDEDGNKIKNKAREMKNNIKSKGEEDIDGVVEELYKLHKKNIHGKSMD, encoded by the exons ATGGAGACGAAGAAGCCATGCTTGAATGTTGTAATGGTCCCATGGCTAGCCCATGGCCATATCTCACCTTACTTAGAGCTTGCCAAAAGACTTTCCAACAAAAACCTCCAACTCTATCTATGCTCAACTCCGATCAATCTGAGCTCTATCAAGAAAAGGGTCACTCAGAAATACACTCATTCGATCAAACTCATTGAATTCCATATCCCATCTCAACCTGACCTTCCTGATCCCAGTTTCCACTCAACAAATGGCCTCCCACTTCACCTCAACTCAGTTCTCAAAACAGCCTTGGATATGGCCAGTCCATCTTTCATTGAAATCATTAAAACCTTGAAACCAGACATACTCATTTATGACTTCAACCAAGAATGGGCCTCAATTGCTGCAGCAACAATTGGGATACCAGCAGTTCAGTTCATCACCTCTAGCGCTTCCATCATCTGTTATTTCCACCAAAAACCTCTGAAAGAGGACGATGACTTCCCTTATCCCATCATTAGTCTTCGGGGAACTTACTGGAACCAGAAATGTCAAGAAATGGTAAAACGGAGAAATCAAGCTCGGAGTGGAG AAACATCAGTACCACACTGTTGTGAGATAATATTCGTGAAGACTTTTGGAGAAATTGAAGGGAAATACATTGAGTTTGGATCAAAACTATTAGGCAGAAGGATAGTCCCCACAGGTCCTTTGGTTCAAGaaccagaagaagaagaagaagaagaagaagaaaaaggtgAAGATAATAAGGAGATCATGGAGTGGCTTAACAAGAAAGAGGAATCATCAACAGTATTTGTGTCATTTGGAACAGAGAAGTTTCTATCGAGTGAGGAAAGGGAAGAAATAGCAAAAGGGTTGGAGCTAAGCATGGTGAATTTCATTTGGGTGCTTAGATTTTCTCTTGATGAGAAGATTTCAATTGAAGAAGCATTACCCAATGGCTTCCTTAAAAGAGTAGGAGATAGAGGGCTTGTAGTTGAGAAATGGGCTCCCCAAGCTAGAATCTTGGTGCACCCAAATATTGGAGGATTTGTAAGCCATTGTGGATGGGGTTCTACAATGGAGGCTATGACATTTGGAATCCCAATTGTGGCTATACCCATGAACATAGACCAACCAATGAATGCAAGGCTTGTGGAGGAGATTGGTGTGGGGTTGGAAGTAAATAGAGATGATAATGGAGGGTTTAGTGGGGAAGAGATTGCACATTTGATAAGGGAAGTCATAGTTGGTGATGAAGATGGGAATAAGATTAAGAATAAAGCaagagaaatgaaaaacaatatcaaaaGTAAAGGAGAAGAAGATATTGATGGTGTTGTGGAAGAATTGTACAAgcttcacaagaagaatattcATGGAAAAAGCATGGATTGA
- the LOC124936043 gene encoding galactoside 2-alpha-L-fucosyltransferase-like: MGISLLFSISAILKDSPSDRMWAFAEARVLEVHTKEGRVNDLSRKIDIPKDYLLDGLLSPDFNKRSCLSRYQSTLYGKGLSHKPSSYLISKLRKYESLHKRCGPYTKSYNETIKRLQSSQDFTSSDPSDCNYLVWISFSGLGNRILTLTSAFLYALLTNRVLLVDRGADIPDLFCEPFPETSWLLPKDSLLGNNGFDSFNQKSPQSYGNMLKKGVVLNQSSVYVHLVHDYDDQDKLFFCDQDQMSLNAVPLLIMKTDNYFVPSLFLIPSFERELDRLFPVKETVFHFLGRYLFHPTNKVWGFITRYHRAYLAKADQKLGIQIRVFDSGNGPFQHVLDQILSCTRKQNLLPNMISTEEEEEEEHASNPKTKAVLITSLSSGYSERMRDVYWENPTSNGEIVGVFQPSHEEYQQTEKQTHNVKAWAEMYLLSLMDELVTSSWSTFGYVAQGLGGIRPWILYKPENRTTPDPPCQRAVSMEPCFHAPAFYDCKKKVGADTGAMVAHVRHCEDMSWGLKLVDPPAH, encoded by the exons ATGGGTATCTCTCTTCTGTTTTCAATTTCTGCGATTCTTAAGGACTCACCTAGTGATAGAATGTGGGCTTTTGCTGAAGCTAGGGTTCTTGAAGTACATACAAAAGAAG GTCGAGTGAATGATTTATCTCGGAAAATTGACATCCCTAAAGATTACTTACTTGACGGCCTTTTATCTCCCGATTTCAACAAAAGGTCTTGTCTTAGTAGATACCAATCAACGTTATATGGTAAAGGGTTGAGTCATAAACCATCCTCTTACCTTATTTCAAAACTTCGCAAATATGAATCTCTCCACAAAAGATGCGGCCCATACACAAAATCTTACAACGAAACAATCAAACGCCTCCAATCCAGCCAAGATTTCACTTCTTCCGACCCTTCAGACTGTAACTATTTAGTATGGATTTCGTTTAGTGGTTTGGGAAATAGAATACTTACTCTAACTTCTGCATTTCTCTACGCTCTACTCACGAATCGAGTCCTACTTGTCGATAGAGGAGCAGACATACCCGACCTCTTCTGCGAACCCTTTCCTGAAACCTCATGGCTACTTCCTAAGGATTCTCTTCTGGGTAATAATGGTTTCGATAGTTTTAATCAAAAGTCACCTCAAAGTTATGGAAATATGCTGAAGAAAGGTGTTGTTTTGAATCAGTCTTCTGTCTATGTACATTTGGTACATGATTATGACGATCAAGACAAACTATTCTTCTGTGATCAAGATCAGATGTCGCTAAATGCTGTGCCTCTGTTGATTATGAAGACGGATAATTACTTCGTTCCATCTCTTTTCTTGATCCCGTCTTTCGAGCGAGAACTCGACCGTCTCTTTCCGGTAAAGGAAACCGTCTTCCACTTCTTGGGCAG GTATTTGTTCCACCCAACGAATAAAGTATGGGGGTTTATTACTAGATACCATCGTGCTTACTTGGCGAAAGCGGATCAGAAACTCGGAATTCAAATAAGAGTGTTTGATTCTGGCAATGGCCCGTTTCAACACGTTTTAGACCAGATCTTGTCTTGTACAAGGAAGCAGAATCTCCTTCCCAATATGATCAgtacagaagaagaagaagaagaagaacacgCCTCTAACCCAAAGACGAAAGCAGTGTTGATTACTTCTTTAAGCTCTGGGTATTCTGAACGAATGAGAGACGTTTACTGGGAAAACCCGACTAGTAATGGAGAGATTGTTGGTGTTTTTCAGCCTAGCCACGAAGAATATCAACAAACGGAGAAGCAAACACACAATGTGAAGGCATGGGCAGAGATGTATTTGCTGAGTTTGATGGATGAGTTAGTGACGAGTTCATGGTCTACGTTTGGTTATGTTGCTCAGGGGCTTGGAGGGATTAGACCTTGGATCTTGTACAAGCCAGAGAATCGAACGACTCCAGATCCTCCATGTCAGCGTGCGGTTTCGATGGAACCTTGTTTTCACGCCCCTGCTTTCTACGATTGTAAGAAGAAAGTGGGTGCGGATACAGGTGCTATGGTGGCTCATGTGAGACACTGTGAAGATATGAGCTGGGGTCTTAAGCTGGTTGATCCTCCTGCACATTGA